The Primulina tabacum isolate GXHZ01 chromosome 1, ASM2559414v2, whole genome shotgun sequence genome contains the following window.
GAAGTAAAGAAACTCGTCGGAAATTTTGCAATATGGCTCATGTGAGAAGATGGTCAGAACAGATCTGCCCAGAGTGCCCGAATCAAAAAGAGCCAGAATTTGGCAAGGGTTTCAGACCTCGGTCAAATAAGAAGCATCTTGCAGAAACAGGACCAAGTGGTGAAGGACCACAATCACGTTTTCCTCGGGGACATCAAAATTTTAAGATTCTTCGATAAAAATAAGTGGACATATGAACATAATCACTTTTCCTTGGAGATAACAAAAGCAAAATATTCCCCGACAAAAGATAGTGGACATGTAACTCACCCACTAAATGAACAAGAAAAATTGGACCCAATTACAACTATAAATAGAGTAAATAGGAACCAATAAAAATACACAAGAACAAAGTCGAAACATGAAGAAAATttattatacatatttttaaaggttTCTAAAATACGCATCAAGAGAATAAGAAAGCAACTTGTAAATACTAAAGATCTACAAACTGTTAAAAGAAGAAGAGAACGAGATCTCAGATGATATAATACAAACACATATCTACTGGTTATGCCAGGAGATAAAGTCAGAAGAACGAGCTGTTTCTAGATTAATAATCTAGGAAGAAGACAATTCAAGTGGAGGGACCACTCAACCACTCACTCGACCCACTCAAGAGATAATGTCAATCATAGCTGAAAGGCATTAAAGAAAAGTTATGCCAAGAATTGAAGTCCGGGATTCAAATCCGCAAAGggcttctataaataagatggcAGAAGGAAGATGAAGATATCATTCAACCTcttcgtttttcttcaaaacaagttgtaatattttttctttcaagTTTATGTGTGCTGAGAGTTCAGCTACTataagtagctaaacaagtttctcctcctctacaaGAGGTTACtatgaataatatttaaatgtttgAATAAAAGTACCAAGACTTTTGCCCATCTCATGTATTAGTTTCAAGTTGAACTCTTTTACTATACACCCTGAGGTAGGAAAAGAAACAGAGTTGTGTTAAGTGCTGTTGAAGGAATCTGCGTCAGAAACCATCAGTTGCGATTACGTGATTAGGCTGTGAGAAGCAGTCTGTAAAACCCGGTGGATATAATCCGACGGCACGTTGGTCAAAGAGATAAActgttcaatttattatacggaagcatgatgtgccatttataaaaaataaaaaataaaataaaaaaatcgatCATTTGAGCATGGTATATAGGTTGGAAACTTTGCGTAGCCGTATGTCTTGGGGCTATATGTCTTCAAGAACAAGCTCGATAAGTATAACAATGACACGTACCAAAATCAAAGGGAAAAtggatatttttgaaaattttagaaaaataagagtTTAAACAAAGAAATAAAGGAATAGAGAGTGAGGAAAAAGTTGAGAATGGAAAAGAAGAGTATTGCAAGTTTGttcatattataattataattataattataaaattatataaatttagtcGAATCAGtagatatataataatattataatatacaGGCTGTGAAATGTGCTCACTTTTCATTTGATAGCAACTGATACGCTGGTTCATCGATTTTCCATATGTCGGGGAACGGAATCCATCCCTATCACCCGCAATGGCCGCCTACCGCTGCCCCTCCGACCGCCACCGCCACCGCGCCGTCTCCGCATCCGCATTCTCATTCTATTTCTATGGATAACCCTGCCGCCCGCCTCTCCTCCGATGAGGTAAACCTGTTGCTCCTCATATGAGTCATGTTTTATCCATTATTTTTCTTTCCTATCACTTTTTGGATAAGGCAATTAATTTTAGTGATGATTGGAGAGTGATGGGGTGCAATTTATTTTCTAGGGTTTTAGGCTTTGATACTAGGGCTTCTTCGAATCATTATCATTTCTTGTTTTTCCTAATTCCTCATTGAAGTCCATGAGTTGtgtcatttaatatttttattttgctgcTGCGAAGGTGCGAACGATATTTATCACGGGTTTGCCTGAAGATGTTAAGGAGAGAGAGCTTCAGAACTTACTGAGGTGGCTGCCGGGATACGAGGCCTCGCAGGTGAATTTTAAGGGGGAGCATCCTATGGGTTTTGCACTTTTTGCAACTCCTCAACATGCTATTGCTGCTAGGGATGCACTTCAGGTCATTCGATTAGTTTTCGGTTATTTTATCTTCTGGTTTAGTTTTTATTTGTTTCATCCTTTCGTTGGAGCACAATGAGATTGATCCGTTTAATGTCACATTTTAATTTTGTGTTGTGAGGATATAGGATATGGTTTTTGATGTGGACACGAAATCTGTGTTGCACACTGAGATGGCTAAGAAGAATCTTTTTGTGAAAAGGGGTGAGCTTTTATCTTTTCTTAACTGCCCATTgaatcttttctttttttgttaTGTTTGTACGAATATTTCAAATACCTGAGAGCGTGATTTTTTTTACTATGGTATGTTTGATTATCCTACTCCTTGGAGGTATTGATTACACTATCCGGCAGGAGTAAATCTAGCTTTAGATACTTGTGTATTTGATAGATGATAATTGGGTTAGGGTTTAAACTATAACCAATTGCATATAATTCTTTtccaataattaattcatgAGACCAATTTTTACTGCAAGTcattttatttcttattttttgCTATTTTATTTTCTAACCCTTTTCCCTGTGCAGGGATAGTTGCTGATTCTAGTGTTTATGACCAAAGCAAACGAATGAGAACTGGTGGTGATTATACACATACTGTCTTTGCAAGTCCATCTCCTTTTCACCCTCCCCCAGCAGCTGTTTGGGGACCACATGGGTATGTTGGTTTTAAAACATTATGTTTAAAAGTTGGGTTAAAATTTCCTTGGAAGCCGGAGCTGTAGGCTGAAAATCGCAATTATGGAACTGAGGTTGTGAAGTGATGTTGATGGAAACGTTTCCCTTATTAATAACATGATTTCCTGGCTTAGGTATATGGCTCCAGCTCCTCCACCTTATGATCCATATGCAGGTTATGCTGTTCCCCCCTTGCCTATGCCTGCGCCAGTTCCTGTACCTACAGCAAGCAGTTATCTACCTGTTCAGGTAATGCCACTTTtcagtttttaattaatatttaattttctgaTTTATGCTTATTGCTCTGAGCTTGTTTAACTATCCACCAGTGTTCGAAAATCCGGCCTAGGAGCTGGCTTACCACACTGAAAAACTGCTAGTCGGCCAGTTTAGGCGGCAAGGACACCTAGACGGTCCTAGGCGCTGACTGATCGGCCTATACGTCCTAGGCTCTATGGACTATTTGAgtttttaggtttttttttgggctttttaaaaaaaggctttttgggattttaatttatttaacgGTAATATATGATGAATTTGGCAGTAATGCCAgtaatttttgttgttgtggagGGTTGAATGTACATACCAAAAAGTAGGATTTCCAGAATAGGATCCTTTTGGTTATCAAACTAATTTTAATTGACGAAATTATTCCAAGCAAAACTCTTGATGATTGAATGATTGTCAATTATCTCATGCTACTTTTGTTCAGATGACTGAAAATTGTCATTTTTTTGCAAACATAGGACAGTTGACTTTGGGACAAGTGGACAACTCACCGCAGGCTTGTATTAGTAGCCTgtgtattttaatattttaggaAAGGGTCAGATTGCTATTAATATATCTTTCTGGTAGgtgatctggtgagtttgttaGCCTTTGTTGAGTTGCTGATTGTTAACACATTTGACAGATTGATGATTTGCTTAATCTCTTTTTGGTACCGGAAAGCATGGCACTTGTCATTTTTAGAAATTTGTCTCTATTTTCATGTAATAGTTAGTATATTTTCTGTAGAATACCAAAGACAATCCTCC
Protein-coding sequences here:
- the LOC142543430 gene encoding uncharacterized protein LOC142543430 — protein: MSGNGIHPYHPQWPPTAAPPTATATAPSPHPHSHSISMDNPAARLSSDEVRTIFITGLPEDVKERELQNLLRWLPGYEASQVNFKGEHPMGFALFATPQHAIAARDALQDMVFDVDTKSVLHTEMAKKNLFVKRGIVADSSVYDQSKRMRTGGDYTHTVFASPSPFHPPPAAVWGPHGYMAPAPPPYDPYAGYAVPPLPMPAPVPVPTASSYLPVQNTKDNPPCNTLFIGNLGENINEEELRGLFCAQPGFKQMKIIRQERHTVCFIEFEDVNSAAHVHHSFQGAVIPSSGSVGMRIQYPYNPFGKRKDSINPGGGPSVNGVQQLLTYQ